The DNA segment GGATCGAAATCCTTCCAGATCCAGCGTAATATAGAGAAATCCCATTTCCTTCAGTTTACGGATCAGTTCCTCTCTCATCTCCAGAACTTTTTCGAATGCATTTAAATCTACTTCGATTCTTACAATATCGCCGTGCAGGCGCAGGCGTACATTTCCTCCAATCATGGTTCTCAAATACGCTTCCCCTGCCCCGATTTTCTCCAGAACCTCATAATCAATTTCCGTATTATACGGAATTCTCGTAGCCATGCAGGGAGTAGAAGGCCTGGAAGCCACGGATAT comes from the Anaerotignum faecicola genome and includes:
- a CDS encoding potassium-transporting ATPase subunit C — protein: ISVASRPSTPCMATRIPYNTEIDYEVLEKIGAGEAYLRTMIGGNVRLRLHGDIVRIEVDLNAFEKVLEMREELIRKLKEMGFLYITLDLEGFRSGSMDVRIS